Part of the Vigna unguiculata cultivar IT97K-499-35 chromosome 3, ASM411807v1, whole genome shotgun sequence genome, CATGTTTGGtttacttttcaaaaataaCGTTCCCTCAAAAATGTCATTTAgtcaagtttttattttatttttatttttatttttttacaaaaggagtgcaattctaatttttataaataaaaatataaattttattggaaATTATTAAATCACACGTGATGACAACTaagattttgataaaaataatatattatcttcTAATTTCTAAAAAACTACATAAgttgaaacaaatattttgtgtgtgtgtctatatatatatatatataagaattttcatttttaaggcttataattataaaaatcatgaaaaaaagtATCTTCTATTAAACTTCTCTTTAAGGTATCTTTTGcggaaagataaaaaaatgaatggaaatagaaaaaaaaaaatacatgtgaaaaataaaatgaaaataagagtgtttattaaaaaatagaaaaagtacaTAAGTGAGAATAAGTaacagaaaaaggaaaataagatataaaatatattttttccctttcaagcaaatacatgtttttgttttttgttcctCTTCTAACAACTAATAATGATTAacaaagttatgaaaaatattcatagcaattaagcattctcatatttattaaataaagaagtgaaaattcaaatttctgACATGCCAAATACCGGAACATGTCTTATTCCACTGAACTAATCcttgagattttaaaaatatttttaactactGCCCCACAAAATTATCCTGGTTTAGAACAATGATTATGTTATTAGTTTAGTTACTGGTCAACAAAACTGAATTATGTCTTAAAAAGAACAAATTGGACAGTAGCTTATATGCACTTGGTTCCAGGGTTTTCAACAGCATGGGTGAACGTTGTACTGGGGATGTGTGACCACAAGTTTGAATTCTCCATAACTATAGACAGCtttcatttcttttcatttttaattttgaaaaaaaacgaCAGCTTTCTTTAAAGTGTTGGGTTTGGTTTGGGAcagtgttgtgttgtgttgggTGTGAATAGCATAGGGTATCGTGTCGTAAAGTGTTGGGTTTCTTAGCCTACACCGTGTGTCGCATCTTCATCGCACATAATGCACCTGCTTCTCCATTATGCTTCATCATTTGAATGaaccccttttttttttcacttaccATTCGCTTCCCTTTTAGTGAATGATTTGTCTTTGTCTCCAGAACTTGTAGAAACAAAAACTGAATTGTTTTGAATAAAGTACAAATTCTAAGATAAACCCAGAATATTCAGACACTCCAAGTTTTCCCTCTGCGGAAGAAAATGGGAATGGGAACTAGCACCTTTGTTACTCGATGGATCAACTTTCTCACCATGGTAATGCTGTTTGATTCCTACAGTGATCGAGTTTTCCAGTTCATTtcgatttttgggttttttgtTCCATTTTTTCTTTGTCTACTGTCTTATATTCACGTGCTTTTTTTCTGTTGTTCTTGAATACCCTTCGTTAATTTTCTCTTGAACTTGTTCCGAAGATACGATTTTTATCTGCCAACTTTGCCTGCTGTTCacagttactgcattctttcccTAACCGTTTATATGTGTACTGAAGATGAAAAACCGAATGAGAACCACGATTGTGTTTTATTTCTGTTTATAAAAAGGtgcttttagttttcaaaatgcAACTAAACAATGTTGTTTAAACAAATGGTGTAGGATGCGAGGCTCAAAGCAGTGTGTAATCGGGGAAgatgaaaacagaaaaagatgaGAAAACATCTCCCGCTGTTTTTATTTTCCGGTTTGCAAAAGAACTTGTTTtggaaacaattttcaaaacataACAGATTTTAAATGAGAATCTATCTAGTATGGAAATGTTGTTGAAGACAATTTTTAAACCTAAAAAGTGAGAAGGGAATCAAACAGGCTGCAAgtgttttattatcattatttttacaattagtGATTGTTTATGCTGGTTTCTTGTTCACCTTGCGCAGCTTTTGGCCATTGTTGTGATAATTTTTGGAGTGTGGATGAGCACTCATCATGATGGCTGCAGAAAGTCTCTCACTTTGCCTGTGATAGGCCTCGGAGCAGTTATTTTCTTGATGTCAGCTTTGCATTCTATATGATTTTGATGCCTTTGTTTCTCTTTTGAATATTTTCTGCCAAAATGCATTGTCTTCTCTCTTGTTTCTTTGTTGTGCAGATCTGTAGTTGGGTTTTTGGGTGCCCTGAAAGACATCTCCATACTCTTATGGGTTGTATCCTTATTTCTTATCAGATTCACTATTTTTAAGATGGTTACATCAGATAATGgttgaaataaattttggattctGGGTATCATCCTTGACAATGTACTTGCAGTATCTGATCTCGCTGTTCATTGTCTTGATGGGAATCCTGGTCTTCACAGTATTGGTGTAAGTATGCAATTTTGTTCTCATTATCATTTgtcttttttgtaaatataaacTGTCTCTGTCATGTTTATGTTTGGAGTCTCATATACTGGCCTTAAAAAGTCTTTAACATATTTGTATTTCTGCTCTTCTTTGCTTTATTGGTATGTTCATTAGCCGAATTTGTTCTACGAATTTGCTACCTTGGCAGTCCATGGTACATATATGCGGAATTATCTTTATTGTTTTAGCAGTAGTAGGTTACTTAGAATCTGTGTAATGTAACATATCAGTATCATTTgcaattaattttgttaaagaaACTGTGAAAACGCTCATTTGCACTAGTAACTAAGTTGAGTTCAGTTTCTCTATTGAGTTTTTTAGTGTCCTCTGCTAAATTATTAAGAACACACTGCTTTGTACTTCAAATatccttttaatatattttaaaacttcataATCAGTGGTCATGTATTTTGAAGACACAAGCAACACAAAAAAACCTCACAGAATCCAAATTGAATGATGAGTTGATGTTTCATTGATGGTTATCTTTCTTTGTTTGTTCCACTGGGTGGCATGAGTGGCATTTCAAAACTTGCATTTTTCTTCAGCAAACCTCACTGTCGCTTCATGTGTGGATTCGCTTATGTAACGTTCTGCCATTGTGTCAGGTTCATCGTCACCAACAATGGATCAGGTCATAGCGTGACTGGCTTGAGGTAAGGAATCAagtatttcatttatttttatattattatgatcCTTAATATTTGAAATGGTGACAATTCCATGATATATGTGATGtgatgaaagatcgatgacaaCCTTCTTGTCTGCTTAGGTATAAAGAGTATCAGCTTCAGGATTTTAGTTCTTGGTTTCTCAAAGAGGTAAAACTTCTGTCAGTATGATGGAGAATTGTTGGTGCACAGTAGCACCTCAACATCCAAAAGCttgaagtttttgtttttgttttagttaaACAATTCTCATAATTGGGAGAGGTTGAAGGTTTGTCTTGTCAAATCTGAAGACTGCAACAACCTATCCAAAAAATATAAGGTGTGATTGTGACCTATACTATTCCATTGAATTTAAATCATCTACACCAAAAAAAGAAGCTGTGATTAGTACCTTTCCAATTTTCCTGTTATGCAGACTCTTAAACAGTATAAATCAGCTAAATTGACGCCAATTGAAGCTGGTTGCTGCCGACCACCTTCTCAGTAGGTTCTATTCTCTGGCTGCTTGTTTAATAGCTACCCAAATGCATTTCAATAGGGTATAGTTTATTTTCCAGATAAGAAAATGAGTGCATATTTCTGATGTTGTTTTAAGTTTGGGTTTTGTCTAACTTAGGTGTGGATATCCTGCTGCAAATGCATCCTACTATGACTTGACTTTTCATCCAGTTAGCCCCAACAATGACTGCAAGCGATACAAAAATTCTCGAGCCATCAAATGCTATGACTGTGACTCTTGCAAGTAAGCATGATCATGCTGTATTTCTGATTTTCTAGATCAGTAAAATATTGTCTCACTGCCATTTTTTGTTTGTTCTGAATCTTGAATCCAGGGCTGGTGTGGCACAATACATGAAAACCGAGTGGCGAGTTGTTGCTATAtttaatgttgttttatttGTTGTCTTGGTAAGGCAAACTCGAATGATTTTACCTTGTTTTCTTGTGTTAAGAATGTTTATAGAGAAATAAGGTAAACAATTTTTAAGGTCACTGACATTGATGGCGTTGTTTTGGTGCAATGCAGTCGATTATATACTTTGTGGGATGCTGCGCGAGACGAAATGCTGCGAGAAGGCATTCTAAAGCTTGAATGGAAGCATCATCATAAcataattgtttttcaattttgaagGGGAAAATCAGTGAAACTTCCCAAATTCGTGTTATCTTTAGAGGACCCCTTGATGATGGATTGTGCAATCTTTGTGAACACCATCACTTCAATTGTTAATATCTTTGATgttattatttgatttgatgTGAATAGAAAATCCAAAATTAGCTAACATTGGGGTGGTTATGATGATATGGAAATGTTCACCAATCTCTACAAGTCACAGATTAATGATGCCTTGTTCGTTTGCTTATTAGATAAACAAATAACCTTTAATCAGTTCTACGTATGTCACAGCAGCATAAGATTCGTgttaaggaaattaaaaatcaGTTTCTTGTAATTCACCAATTTGTCAAATATCTTACATcaattaaagataattataataattataagtgGTACAAATCTAATTTAGTAAACCAATATTGTACCggtgaattagatttaaagtgAGAAATATGGAGATTTCATGGTTactataaataagataaatttacattatataataatataacaaatctcataaaataaaaaaacattgttgCTTTCAAAAGGTGATGGCTGATTCCTGCAACATTAGTTTTAGttgttaaaaatgaatattaaagaTGATGATTATTTATGATGCATGGATATAATGTATATGGAATACCACATGTATCTAATATGTCAATAcgttaattttcaaattttcaaaataatacgtataaatatatgatacatgaatattgaaaattgtacggtaattcttaaaaacatagtaaatatatgattgttgttgTGTACAtctaaattaaaactatatgta contains:
- the LOC114177586 gene encoding tetraspanin-10, producing MGMGTSTFVTRWINFLTMLLAIVVIIFGVWMSTHHDGCRKSLTLPVIGLGAVIFLISVVGFLGALKDISILLWVYLISLFIVLMGILVFTVLVFIVTNNGSGHSVTGLRYKEYQLQDFSSWFLKELNNSHNWERLKVCLVKSEDCNNLSKKYKTLKQYKSAKLTPIEAGCCRPPSQCGYPAANASYYDLTFHPVSPNNDCKRYKNSRAIKCYDCDSCKAGVAQYMKTEWRVVAIFNVVLFVVLSIIYFVGCCARRNAARRHSKA